One Phycisphaera mikurensis NBRC 102666 DNA window includes the following coding sequences:
- a CDS encoding arginine N-succinyltransferase gives MKPLQPHTVRGVREQDVPALLALAETAGQAFTSLPADGSFIAARVEASRRGEAPLMAMEDPSGAVVGVSGLVRRVGTGEPWYAYRLETRTVQSHALGFTRDIATLHLEARHHGPTEVGTLLLHPGARGSAAGLGRLLSGCRYLFMRRDLAGFADTTLAELRPPVRPDGGNAFWDAIGDRYFGLGYTAADRLSATDKRFIAELMPRQPIDVCLLSDEAQAVIGQVMPETLPARRMLEREGFAFADAVDIFDAGPVFSCATREIRSVRDAVERPVEAAGPGGDAPPTHLVARASGPFRCVLAAAEVGDVVRLPPAALDALQVSVGDAVHATPR, from the coding sequence ATGAAACCGCTCCAACCCCACACGGTCCGCGGCGTGCGCGAGCAGGACGTGCCGGCGCTCCTGGCGCTGGCGGAGACCGCCGGCCAAGCCTTCACCTCGCTGCCCGCCGACGGGAGCTTCATCGCGGCCCGCGTCGAGGCCTCGCGCCGCGGCGAGGCGCCGCTGATGGCGATGGAAGACCCCTCCGGCGCGGTCGTCGGTGTGTCCGGCCTCGTCCGGCGGGTCGGCACCGGCGAGCCGTGGTACGCGTACCGGCTGGAGACGCGGACGGTCCAGAGCCACGCGCTGGGGTTCACCCGCGACATCGCCACGCTGCACCTCGAGGCCCGGCACCACGGGCCGACCGAGGTCGGCACGCTGCTGCTCCACCCCGGCGCCCGCGGCTCCGCGGCGGGGCTGGGCCGGCTGCTCTCGGGCTGCCGCTACCTCTTCATGCGGCGTGACCTCGCCGGTTTCGCCGACACCACGCTCGCCGAGCTGCGCCCGCCGGTGCGGCCCGACGGCGGCAACGCCTTCTGGGACGCCATCGGCGACCGCTACTTCGGCCTGGGCTACACCGCCGCGGACCGGCTGTCCGCCACCGACAAGCGCTTCATCGCCGAGCTGATGCCGCGCCAGCCCATCGACGTCTGCCTGCTGTCCGACGAGGCGCAGGCGGTCATCGGGCAGGTGATGCCCGAGACCCTGCCGGCCCGCCGGATGCTCGAGCGCGAGGGCTTCGCCTTCGCGGACGCGGTGGACATCTTCGACGCCGGGCCCGTCTTCTCGTGCGCGACACGCGAGATCCGCAGCGTCCGCGACGCGGTCGAGCGGCCGGTCGAAGCGGCCGGGCCCGGCGGCGACGCGCCGCCGACGCACCTGGTCGCGCGGGCCTCCGGCCCGTTCCGCTGCGTGCTCGCGGCGGCGGAGGTCGGGGACGTGGTCAGGCTCCCCCCCGCCGCCTTGGACGCTCTGCAGGTCTCCGTTGGCGATGCCGTCCACGCCACCCCCCGCTGA
- a CDS encoding hydrolase, with amino-acid sequence MTRSHSQLLLDRVRAWCDAGGGTADQPAVDALLERIAAEALAPLAGAVERVGLPAVADLDARGRAASTPLCAAAVARKRADAPFRVLLNIHADTVHGPEASAVPVRVEGDRLIGPGVADARGGIAVMLGGLERFEAAATQRQKQRLGWTVVLNPDEEIGSPGSAGLLAEEARRHHAALLFEPSLPDGSLVGARGGSSRWSIGFRGRAAHAGRDFAAGRSAVHAACAAVAAMVELNDRPGCTFNCGAVDGGGPANAVADAAVLRLNTRAADRDAEAAAEAAVRGAAAAAAHRFGVEVEVLRVAHAPPRPAAGATATLLDAARDAVEAASGARPGLRETGGVCDGNRIAAAGCPVVDTLGVRGDHIHTGEEYLVIDSLQERADATARLLLRLADGGEALLNPRTAA; translated from the coding sequence TTGACCCGCTCTCACTCCCAGCTCCTGCTCGACCGCGTCCGCGCGTGGTGCGACGCCGGCGGCGGCACCGCCGATCAGCCCGCCGTCGATGCGCTGCTCGAGCGGATCGCCGCGGAAGCCCTCGCCCCGCTGGCCGGCGCGGTGGAGCGGGTCGGACTCCCCGCCGTCGCCGACCTCGACGCCCGCGGCCGCGCCGCCTCCACGCCGCTGTGCGCCGCCGCGGTCGCGCGGAAGCGGGCCGACGCCCCGTTCCGCGTCCTGCTGAACATCCACGCCGACACGGTGCACGGGCCGGAGGCCTCGGCGGTGCCGGTGAGGGTGGAGGGCGACCGGTTGATCGGCCCCGGCGTGGCCGACGCCCGCGGCGGCATCGCGGTGATGCTCGGCGGGCTGGAGCGCTTCGAGGCGGCGGCGACGCAGCGGCAGAAACAACGGCTGGGGTGGACGGTGGTGCTCAACCCCGACGAGGAGATCGGCTCGCCGGGCTCCGCGGGCCTGCTGGCAGAGGAGGCGCGCCGGCACCACGCGGCGCTGCTCTTCGAGCCGTCGCTGCCGGATGGCTCGCTGGTGGGCGCCCGCGGCGGGTCGTCCCGCTGGTCGATCGGCTTCCGCGGGAGGGCGGCCCACGCCGGGCGGGACTTCGCGGCCGGGCGCAGCGCGGTGCACGCGGCCTGCGCGGCGGTGGCCGCGATGGTGGAGCTCAACGACCGCCCCGGCTGCACCTTCAACTGCGGCGCCGTCGACGGCGGCGGCCCGGCCAACGCCGTGGCCGACGCCGCGGTGCTCCGGCTGAACACCCGCGCCGCGGACCGCGACGCGGAGGCCGCCGCGGAGGCCGCGGTCCGCGGCGCGGCCGCCGCGGCGGCGCACCGCTTCGGCGTGGAGGTCGAGGTGCTGCGGGTGGCGCACGCGCCGCCGCGGCCGGCCGCGGGCGCGACCGCCACGCTGCTCGACGCCGCCCGCGACGCGGTCGAAGCCGCCAGCGGGGCCCGGCCCGGCCTCCGCGAAACCGGGGGTGTGTGCGACGGCAACCGCATCGCCGCCGCCGGCTGCCCCGTGGTCGACACGCTGGGCGTCCGCGGCGACCACATCCACACCGGCGAGGAGTACCTCGTCATCGACAGCCTCCAGGAGCGGGCCGACGCCACCGCCCGCCTGCTGCTCCGCCTCGCCGACGGAGGCGAAGCGCTCTTGAATCCGCGGACCGCCGCATGA
- a CDS encoding motility protein A produces MDLGLIIGFIGTWAIILVAMLLGGSIMTYVDVPSVIMIFGGSITVVLFCFPMGKVKGVFGVGLKALFWKSSSVADLIDELVGFAEIARRDGILSLESKCREIEDPFIVQGLQMAVDGTDPELIEQVLMNDLDNLVDRHEGGKALFDAMTKYAPAIGMIGTLVGLVAMLADLSDPSAIGAGLAVALLTTLYGAMVANAFSGPLADRLGRRSAEELLYKTIILKGVMSIQQGDNPRVVEQKLKTFLPPSERKAVEEAA; encoded by the coding sequence ATGGACCTCGGCCTGATCATCGGATTCATCGGCACCTGGGCCATCATCCTCGTGGCCATGCTGCTCGGCGGGTCGATCATGACCTACGTCGACGTCCCGTCGGTCATCATGATCTTCGGCGGGTCCATCACCGTGGTGCTCTTCTGCTTCCCGATGGGCAAGGTCAAGGGCGTCTTCGGCGTCGGCCTCAAGGCCCTGTTCTGGAAGAGCAGCTCCGTCGCCGACCTCATCGACGAGCTCGTCGGCTTCGCCGAGATCGCCCGCCGCGACGGCATCCTCTCGCTGGAGAGCAAGTGCCGCGAGATCGAGGACCCCTTCATCGTGCAGGGCCTGCAGATGGCCGTCGACGGCACCGACCCCGAGCTCATCGAGCAGGTGCTGATGAACGACCTGGACAACCTGGTCGACCGGCACGAAGGCGGCAAGGCCCTCTTCGACGCGATGACCAAGTACGCCCCGGCCATCGGCATGATCGGCACGCTGGTCGGCCTGGTCGCCATGCTCGCCGACCTTTCGGACCCCTCCGCCATCGGTGCCGGCCTCGCCGTCGCGCTGCTGACCACGCTCTACGGCGCCATGGTCGCCAACGCCTTCTCCGGCCCGCTCGCCGACCGCCTCGGCCGCCGCTCGGCCGAGGAGCTGCTTTACAAGACCATCATCCTGAAGGGCGTGATGAGCATCCAGCAGGGCGACAACCCGCGGGTGGTGGAGCAGAAGCTGAAGACGTTTCTGCCGCCGAGCGAGCGGAAGGCTGTTGAAGAGGCCGCGTAG
- a CDS encoding OmpA/MotB family protein — MSRKCKCPPEGAPEWMTTYGDMMTLLLCFFVLIVSFSEVKKEDEFQAVVREIKQAFGIHGGGGKIPVTDDPTLSFIQRLDETRMRQEKIENRANTKQPGQQGKEAKVTKIREGMLIGAGGRITFDPGSATLSREVKEALVSLVEEAKIRGTENVLELRGHADALELPEGGNGVFEDAWDLSAARAKAVFAFMTRPAPDGLALRSDRFRLSSNSSREPLNPRAYTTADAAGNRRVEVLVSETLVEQLKAPETLSSAG; from the coding sequence ATGAGCCGAAAGTGCAAATGCCCCCCCGAAGGCGCCCCCGAGTGGATGACCACCTATGGGGACATGATGACGCTCCTGCTCTGCTTCTTCGTGCTCATCGTCTCGTTCAGCGAGGTGAAGAAGGAGGACGAGTTCCAGGCGGTCGTCCGCGAGATCAAGCAAGCCTTCGGCATCCACGGCGGCGGCGGCAAGATCCCGGTGACCGACGACCCGACGCTGAGCTTCATCCAGCGGCTCGACGAGACGCGGATGCGGCAGGAGAAGATCGAGAACCGGGCCAACACGAAGCAGCCGGGCCAGCAGGGCAAGGAGGCGAAGGTCACCAAGATCCGCGAGGGCATGCTGATCGGTGCGGGCGGCCGCATCACCTTCGACCCCGGCTCCGCCACGCTCTCCCGCGAGGTGAAAGAGGCGCTGGTGAGCCTGGTGGAGGAGGCGAAGATCCGCGGCACCGAGAACGTGCTGGAGCTGCGGGGCCACGCCGACGCGCTGGAGCTGCCCGAGGGCGGGAACGGCGTCTTCGAGGACGCATGGGACCTCTCGGCTGCGCGGGCGAAGGCGGTCTTCGCGTTCATGACCCGGCCGGCACCCGACGGCCTCGCGCTGCGGAGCGACCGCTTCCGCCTCTCGTCGAACAGCTCGCGGGAGCCGCTGAATCCCAGGGCGTACACCACCGCCGACGCCGCGGGCAACCGCCGCGTCGAGGTGCTGGTGAGCGAAACGCTCGTCGAGCAGCTCAAGGCGCCCGAGACCCTCTCGTCGGCGGGCTGA